One genomic window of Arvicola amphibius chromosome 4, mArvAmp1.2, whole genome shotgun sequence includes the following:
- the Nt5c gene encoding 5'(3')-deoxyribonucleotidase, cytosolic type, with the protein MEARRPVRVLVDMDGVLADFESGLLQGFRRRFPGEPHVPLEQRRGFLASEQYRALRPDLAEKLASVYEAPGFFLNLEPIPGAVDALREMNDMQDTEVFICTSPLRKYDHCVGEKYRWVEQNLGPQFVERIILTRDKTVVTGDLLIDDKDTIQGLEKTPSWEHILFTCCHNRHLALPPTRRRLLSWSDNWRGIIDSKRAGL; encoded by the exons ATGGAGGCGCGGCGGCCGGTGCGCGTGCTGGTGGACATGGACGGCGTGCTGGCCGACTTCGAGTCTGGCCTGCTCCAGGGTTTCCGCCGCCGCTTCCCCGGGGAGCCGCATGTGCCGCTGGAGCAGCGCCGCGGCTTCCTCGCTAGCGAGCAATATCGAGCCCTGCGGCCGGACCTGGCG GAGAAACTGGCCAGTGTGTATGAAGCTCCAGGCTTTTTCCTGAACTTGGAGCCCATCCCTGGGGCCGTGGACGCTTTGCGAGAGATGAACGACATGCAAGA CACCGAGGTCTTCATCTGCACCAGCCCACTGCGGAAGTACGACCACTGTGTGGGCGAGAAG TACCGCTGGGTGGAGCAGAACCTGGGGCCTCAGTTTGTGGAGCGGATTATCCTGACTAGGGACAAGACAGTGGTCACGGGGGACCTACTCATTGACGACAAAGACACCATTCAAG GCCTGGAGAAGACCCCAAGCTGGGAGCACATCTTGTTCACCTGCTGCCACAATCGGCACCTGGCCCTGCCCCCCACCAGGAGACGGCTGCTTTCCTGGAGTGACAACTGGAGGGGGATCATTGACAGCAAGCGAGCTGGCCTATGA
- the Armc7 gene encoding armadillo repeat-containing protein 7 isoform X2, translating to MAQKPKVDPHVGRLGYLQALVNEFQETESQDAKEQVLANLANFAYDPGNYEYLRQLQGASATCPQTRPTRSTFCRPEASRSSPTAYPVPTRRPCYLQSPHSCT from the exons ATGGCACAGAAACCCAAGGTAGACCCCCACGTCGGGCGGCTAGGGTACCTGCAGGCGCTGgtcaatgagttccaggagacgGAGAGCCAAG ATGCCAAGGAACAAGTCCTCGCCAACCTCGCCAACTTCGCCTATGACCCGGGCAACTACGAGTATCTGCGGCAGCTGCAA GGGGCCTCTGCAACCTGTCCCCAGACAAGGCCAACAAGGAGCACATTCTGCAGGCCGGAGGCATCCCGCTCATCACCAACTGCCTATCCAGTCCCAACGAGGAGACCGTGTTATCTGCAGTCACCACACTCATGTACCTAA
- the Armc7 gene encoding armadillo repeat-containing protein 7 isoform X1, protein MAQKPKVDPHVGRLGYLQALVNEFQETESQDAKEQVLANLANFAYDPGNYEYLRQLQVLDLFLDSLSEENETLVKFAIGGLCNLSPDKANKEHILQAGGIPLITNCLSSPNEETVLSAVTTLMYLSSPGTGSHPELTSLPVVQCMLRFSLSANIRLRNLAQIFLEDFCSPSQVAEARSQQAHSALGIPLPKSEAPQQP, encoded by the exons ATGGCACAGAAACCCAAGGTAGACCCCCACGTCGGGCGGCTAGGGTACCTGCAGGCGCTGgtcaatgagttccaggagacgGAGAGCCAAG ATGCCAAGGAACAAGTCCTCGCCAACCTCGCCAACTTCGCCTATGACCCGGGCAACTACGAGTATCTGCGGCAGCTGCAAGTCCTAGACCTATTCCTCGATTCACTGTCAGAAGAGAACGAAACGCTGGTGAAATTTGCTATTG GGGGCCTCTGCAACCTGTCCCCAGACAAGGCCAACAAGGAGCACATTCTGCAGGCCGGAGGCATCCCGCTCATCACCAACTGCCTATCCAGTCCCAACGAGGAGACCGTGTTATCTGCAGTCACCACACTCATGTACCTAAGCTCACCCGGCACGGGCTCCCATCCCGAGCTCACCTCCTTGCCCGTGGTCCAGTGCATGCTGCGCTTTTCTCTCTCAGCCAACATACGGCTCCGGAACTTGGCTCAGATCTTCCTAGAGGACTTCTGCTCTCCAAGCCAGGTGGCTGAGGCGCGTAGCCAGCAGGCCCATTCTGCCCTGGGTATCCCACTGCCAAAGAGCGAGGCCCCACAGCAGCCCTGA